Part of the Terriglobales bacterium genome, CTCAACGTTCGTGCCTCGTACTACGACGAAACCCACGAGCAGATTGAAAACCTATGGGACATCGGTGTGCACAAAGTGGGCGTGATTTATCAGGATGACGCCTTCGGCAAAGCCGTGCTGGACGGCGTAGAACTGGCGCTGGACAAGCATCACTCGAAGCCGGTGGCACTGGGCACATTTCCGCGCAACACTCTGAGCATTGACAGTGGCCTCACCAGGGTGCGCCTGGCACATCCGGAGGCTGTAATTCTGGTTGGACCGTACGCGCCAGTGGCCGAAATTGTGAAGCGCGCGCATGCCGAGGGCTGGCATCCGATATTCGTGTCTGTTTCTTTCGTGGGAACGGAAGCGTTCATCAAGGAAGCCGGAAAAGATGCTGAGGGTACAATCATCACGCAAGTGGTGCCTCCGGTTGACCGAATCGATCTGCCCACCGTCCAGCTCTATCGTCAGGCCTTGGAAAAATATTTTCCTAACAATCAGCCCAGTTTCGTCAGCCTGGAGGGCTTTTTGGATGCCATGGTCGTCGTAGAGGGCTTAAAGCGCGCCGGCCAGAATGTGACGCGCGACAAGTTTATCGAGGGGATAGAAAGCATTCACAATCAGGACATCGGCCTCGGTCCAAAGCTGAAGCTGAACTATGGTCCCGAGGACCACAAGGGGCTGGACAAGGTTTATTCCACCGTCGTGCGCGATGGGAAGGCAGTGGTCATCAACGACTGGAAGACCGCGACGCACGCTTCCGGGGCACCGTAAAACAGTCGCATGCGCGACCTCCTGAGCTCTCGGTTTACTAGAGTTCATTATTTCTCAGTCATCGCGTCTGGCTGCTGTGGGTGCGTGCCCCACTCAAGCGCTGCTTGGTGGGGTTTTTTCCACTCTGGCGCCTCGCTCGTTCCTAATTCTCCGCCTTCAGCAAGCTTTTCCGTGCATTCTGCCTCAAAATGGCTTACCCTTTCCCGCCGCGAAGTAACCCGATGTGCTCGGCCCTGCCAGGCTCCTGCGAGCGTTCGGATATGAGTCTGAGGGCACAGTGGGATCACAAGCGAATGGTGATTTCAATCACTGACATTCGTTTACCGTCACGAGAACAATGCGCGCACCCGCGTTCGATTCGGAGACGGAGTTCGTGGCTTCGCTTGCATGATTCTGGCTGACCCAGGCCCCGTTCGTGCCACTCATACTCCTTCCTTGCGGGCCCACCGCCTTTTCGTGGGTGGCATCGGTTGCTCTTCGCAGCGGGCCAGAAATTCTACGCTTCTAGTCTCGAAACACCCGTAAGCGAGCCACCGTGACTTCTTGAGAGGAGAGAAAACGTGAGGTTCAAGAACGTAGTTGTGCTTTTGTCCTTGCTTCTGCTGTTAGGAGCCCCCTTGTTTGGCGGTGGAAGCAGTCCATCTGACTCCTCCGCCAATGACAGCGCATTCGCCGCCAGCCCCGAGCCTGCGGCAGCGCCTGAACCAACCCCAGCCCCACCGCCGGTAGCCTCTGCAACCATGATGTATTCTCTGCTCGACCTCATGGTTACCAAAGGTGTCCTGACCTCGGCGGAGGTAGCCAACCTGAAAGCAGCACCTGCCAATCTGCAGATGTCGCAGATGCTGGCGCTCCTGAAATCAAAGGGATTGCTTTCCGACGCCGATCTTGCAGCCATGAATCATCCCACCAACGCTTTCACGGCCAGCTATGCCGCTCCGGTCGCAGCCAGCGGTTACTCCACTACCGCGAGTCCGGTGCTCGTAGCCGAAGCCGTAGCCCCAACCAGCAACATGGAGGCTGACAGCCAAGCTGCCAAGCCACCTGGGCCAACGGTGGTTTCAGCCATAGCTCCCGTCCGCGTCTTGCCTGTCGACGCACCCAAGCGTGAGGGCCTGGTGCCAGACCTCAAGATCGGACCGGTGCGCGTCAAGCCTTACGGATTCTTCAAGACTAGTGCGGTGTATGACAGCTCGCAGCCGCGCGGCGACGATTTCCCTCTGCCGCAATTCATATTTAACGGCAACGGTGACACTGGGCCTAATAAGTCGCCAGAGTTCCACATCAAGGCCCGCGCCACCCGCTTTGGCTCGAACTTCGAGTGGGTGGACATCTCGCCCAAGCTAACCATCACCGGACGCATCGAAGCCGACTTCGAAGGCAACTTCAGTGC contains:
- a CDS encoding ABC transporter substrate-binding protein gives rise to the protein MRQSQQPLSAGLIRALILGTVFVLATHIAQCEQPGVSDKEVKLGSCSALDGPARQLGIQTVVGATAYLNYINAQGGVHGRKVQLLAFDDGYDPEKTTPCFKRLEKEGVFAAGFFVGTPTAAKYVPMAQADKVPVVGLFTGAQILYEPVKHYILNVRASYYDETHEQIENLWDIGVHKVGVIYQDDAFGKAVLDGVELALDKHHSKPVALGTFPRNTLSIDSGLTRVRLAHPEAVILVGPYAPVAEIVKRAHAEGWHPIFVSVSFVGTEAFIKEAGKDAEGTIITQVVPPVDRIDLPTVQLYRQALEKYFPNNQPSFVSLEGFLDAMVVVEGLKRAGQNVTRDKFIEGIESIHNQDIGLGPKLKLNYGPEDHKGLDKVYSTVVRDGKAVVINDWKTATHASGAP